The following coding sequences lie in one Primulina huaijiensis isolate GDHJ02 chromosome 2, ASM1229523v2, whole genome shotgun sequence genomic window:
- the LOC140959535 gene encoding heat stress transcription factor B-4-like, with the protein MDLMLDNCEGILLSLDSHKSVPAPFLTKTYQLVDDPNTDHIVSWGGEDDSTFVVWRPPEFARDLLPNYFKHNNFSSFVRQLNTYGFRKIVPDRWEFANEYFKKGEKHLLCEIHRRKTSQPPQVSLNHHHPSFGHHSINGPSFFPYSSRDSISPPDSDEQQPNTWCDSPPVASPNCSGSAVTNVATCDGNPLYNSGSSFIALSEDNERLRRNNTVLVSELTHMRKLYNDIIYFVQNHVKPVAPSNSYHSSFFLNNSAKSSSATNPFNGGGSSMLQKPLNQLIGYSQMALNAHQGNAYLGSININSSSPPSKISQPDVTIHAENEHSRTKLFGVPLHSKKRLHPEYSSSMETNKARLVLEKDDLGLNLMPPC; encoded by the exons ATGGACTTGATGCTGGATAACTGTGAAGGGATTCTCTTATCCTTAGATTCTCACAAATCGGTCCCGGCTCcatttttgacaaaaacttatcAGCTCGTTGATGATCCGAACACGGATCACATTGTTTCTTGGGGTGGTGAAGATGATTCAACTTTTGTCGTCTGGCGTCCGCCGGAGTTTGCTAGAGATCTTCTACCTAACTATTTCAAGCACAACAATTTCTCCAGCTTCGTTCGTCAGCTCAACACCTAT GGTTTTCGGAAGATTGTACCAGACAGATGGGAGTTTGCGAATGAGTATTTCAAGAAAGGTGAGAAGCATTTGTTGTGTGAGATCCACCGGAGGAAGACGTCTCAGCCGCCGCAAGTGTCCCTCAACCACCACCACCCATCTTTTGGCCACCATTCCATCAATGGCCCGAGTTTCTTCCCCTACTCTAGCCGAGATAGCATATCGCCACCGGACTCCGATGAACAGCAACCAAACACTTGGTGTGACTCCCCGCCAGTCGCCTCCCCAAATTGTAGCGGCTCCGCCGTGACCAACGTCGCGACCTGCGACGGCAACCCCTTGTACAACAGCGGCAGCTCGTTTATTGCACTTTCTGAAGACAATGAGAGGCTCAGAAGAAACAACACCGTGCTTGTATCTGAGCTAACCCACATGAGAAAATTATACAacgatattatatattttgtgcAGAACCATGTGAAACCAGTGGCTCCAAGCAACTCCTATCATTCCTCATTTTTCCTCAACAACTCAGCAAAATCTTCTTCTGCAACGAATCCCTTCAATGGCGGCGGCTCATCAATGCTGCAAAAGCCACTGAATCAGCTCATTGGATACAGCCAAATGGCATTAAACGCCCACCAAGGTAATGCATATTTGGGATCCATTAACATCaactcctcttctcctccaagcAAGATTTCTCAACCCGATGTGACCATTCACGCCGAAAATGAACACAGTAGAACAAAACTTTTCGGCGTGCCGCTGCATTCCAAGAAAAGATTGCACCCAGAATACAGTTCTTCGATGGAGACAAACAAGGCCAGACTGGTTCTCGAAAAAGATGATTTAGGATTGAATCTCATGCCTCCATGTTAA
- the LOC140957180 gene encoding uncharacterized protein encodes MNYNLDKLASLYMDNIVRLHGVPVSILSDRDPSYHNSIGMAPNEALYGRKCRSPLYWDEVGEKVMVGPELIQMIVDKVKIVREKLKAAQDQQKSWVDLKRRPIELNMGEKAYVKVSSMRRVVLFSKAGKLNPRYVGPFEILEKVGTLTCRLALPPNMSRINNVFHVSQLRRYIPNPSDVLEVEPLIIEGNLGEELKYEEVPIRIVDTKEHVFRRRTIPYVKVQWSNHTEREATWEVEEKMRKEYPYLFGDRDSSSFEEKLPIRRERCENLHMHP; translated from the exons ATGAATTACAATCTCGACAAGCTGGCATCACTGTACATGGACAACATTGTGAGGCTGCATGGAGTGCCAGTGAGCATcctatctgatagagatccgag ctatcacaacagcattggaatggcaccaaaTGAAGCTCTGTATGGAAGAAAATGTCGGTCACCactgtattgggatgaagtgggagaaAAAGTCATGGTGGGACCCGAGCTAATACAAATGATCGTAGACAAAGTTAAAATTGTCCGGGAAAAGctcaaggcagctcaagacCAACAGAAGAGCTGGGTGGATCTGAAAAGAAGGCCAATAGAGTTAAACATGGGCGAGAAGGCCTATGTGAAAGTCTCATCGATGAGAAGAGTTGTCCTATTCAGTAAAGCCGGGAAACTGAACCCTCGATACGTTGGACCATTCGAAATCTTGGAAAAAGTGGGCACGCTAACATGTAGACTGGCACTGCCACCAAACATGTCAAGAATcaacaacgtgttccacgtatCCCAACTAAGGAGGTACATTCCAAACCCAAGCGACGTGTTGGAGGTAGAACCACTCATAATCGAAGGAAACTTGGGAGAAGAActgaaatacgaagaagtccctatcaGAATCGTGGACACCAAGGAACACGTTTTCAGACGACGTACCATTCCCTACGTCAAAGTGCAGTGGTCCAACCACACCGAGCGGGAAGCAACTTGGGAAGTGGAAGAGAAGATGCGTAAGGAATATCCCTACCTATTTGGAGACCGAGACAGCTCAAGTTTCGAGGAAAAACTTCCCATAAGGAGGGAGAGATGTGAAAACCTACACATGCATCCCTAA
- the LOC140957187 gene encoding uncharacterized protein, whose translation MATIGNKGKGKEVAQESGAQNIGGNDRVPRGRCGRPAAEVAARADAEVEQLVHRADEMELAVARFQNMHPAKFFGNEGSDRAEGWLKHMEFLFNTVHYDSDRRLSMAVLQLRDRAQRWWEATTNVLQQTGSQVTWEVFRAKFLQEYAPPSYYSARESEFYRLVQGNMSVEEYARQLSALLTYVPHVAASEKGKISKFLEGLDFQIHAMVMAGSPTTYAEAVDKAIGIEAGLRRGKQPQAPQMPSSGSYFSAGTTSFPSQQSYQQKQKQFRPKGKQFKKKYQSSSSSSSSSQSATGGQYPVIYCDRCGGRHPTAQCRGVQGSCHTCGQSGHYARVCPSRAQGQMQPQQLPYARGSIPGGSSQRPFAPAPSYQQSSYPQVRGNVPQSF comes from the coding sequence ATGGCAACTATAGGAAATAAAGGGAAAGGAAAAGAAGTGGCTCAGGAGTCTGGGGCACAAAATATCGGAGGAAATGACAGAGTTCCTCGAGGTAGATGCGGGCGTCCTGCTGCAGAGGTAGCCGCTAGAGCTGATGCAGAGGTAGAACAGTTGGTGCACAGAGCTGATGAAATGGAATTGGCTGTAGCTCGATTTCAGAATATGCATCCTGCGAAATTCTTTGGGAATGAAGGCAGTGATCGAGCAGAAGGATGGCTAAAGCACATGGAATTCCTGTTCAACACAGTACATTATGATTCTGATAGAAGGTTATCTATGGCAGTTCTCCAACTACGGGATCGTGCACAGCGTTGGTGGGAGGCTACTACCAATGTACTGCAACAAACAGGTAGTCAGGTCACTTGGGAGGTGTTCCGTGCTAAATTTCTCCAAGAATATGCTCCACCATCCTACTACTCAGCCAGAGAATCAGAATTTTATCGACTAGTGCAGGGCAATATGTCTGTTGAAGAATATGCTCGACAACTTTCTGCTCTTCTCACTTATGTACCACATGTGGCTGCCAGTGAAAAAgggaaaatttcaaaatttttggaaggactggattttcaaatacatgctatggTTATGGCTGGGTCGCCTACAACTTATGCAGAAGCTGTAGATAAGGCGATTGGAATTGAGGCGGGGTTGAGACGAGGAAAACAACCACAGGCTCCACAAATGCCTAGTAGTGGTTCATATTTTTCAGCAGGTACAACGTCTTTTCCATCTCAACAGTCCTACCAACAGAAACAAAAACAATTTAGACCAAAGGGCaaacaatttaaaaagaaatatcaGTCCAGTTCCTCTAGTTCGAGCAGTTCACAAAGTGCGACAGGTGGACAGTATCCCGTGATTTACTGTGATCGATGTGGAGGAAGACATCCTACTGCACAGTGTAGGGGAGTACAGGGTTCATGTCATACTTGTGGTCAGTCAGGGCATTATGCCAGAGTTTGCCCGAGCCGTGCACAGGGACAGATGCAGCCACAGCAGTTGCCTTATGCCAGAGGTAGTATTCCAGGTGGCTCATCTCAGCGACCATTTGCTCCTGCACCGTCCTATCAGCAGTCTAGTTACCCACAGGTCAGGGGTAATGTGCCACAATCTTTTTAG